In one Natronosalvus amylolyticus genomic region, the following are encoded:
- the nth gene encoding endonuclease III yields the protein MGTPLEDRTAQATEVIERLEHEYPDSTISLRYSNRLELLIAVMLSAQCTDERVNAETEQLFETYRTPEDYANAPQEELAEALNSITYYNNKAKYIRSACQTIVDEHDGEVPDTMDELTALSGVGRKTANVVLQHGHDIVEGIVVDTHVQRLTRRLGLTEENYPEQIEQDLLSVIPGSAWQQFTHLCIDHGRAVCSARSADCESCVLADICPSEKGDSDIDLASGEPW from the coding sequence ATGGGAACCCCGCTCGAGGACCGAACGGCGCAGGCGACCGAAGTTATCGAACGACTCGAACACGAGTATCCGGATTCGACGATTTCGCTTCGGTACTCGAACCGCCTCGAGTTGCTGATCGCGGTGATGCTCTCGGCACAGTGTACGGACGAGCGCGTCAATGCCGAGACCGAACAGCTGTTCGAAACCTACCGGACGCCCGAGGACTACGCCAACGCGCCACAGGAAGAACTCGCCGAGGCGTTGAACTCGATCACGTACTACAACAACAAAGCGAAGTACATCCGCAGTGCGTGTCAGACGATCGTCGACGAACACGACGGCGAGGTGCCGGACACGATGGACGAACTGACCGCGCTCTCGGGCGTGGGGCGAAAGACGGCGAACGTCGTGCTCCAACACGGGCACGATATCGTCGAGGGAATCGTCGTCGATACGCACGTCCAGCGACTCACTCGACGACTCGGACTGACTGAAGAGAACTACCCGGAGCAGATCGAGCAGGATCTGCTCTCGGTGATTCCCGGATCGGCATGGCAGCAGTTTACCCACCTTTGTATCGACCACGGCCGTGCCGTCTGTTCGGCCCGCTCTGCAGACTGTGAATCCTGTGTTCTCGCCGACATCTGCCCCTCAGAAAAGGGCGATAGCGACATTGATCTGGCCTCCGGTGAACCCTGGTAA
- the ribH gene encoding 6,7-dimethyl-8-ribityllumazine synthase, protein MTTLGLVIAQFNRPITKRMEDAALEAATSAGAEVAEVVSVPGVYDAPLAADRLARLEAIDAVVVIGTVITGDTDHDQVITDAAAGRLADVSLERDTPVTLGVTGPGMSAAEARERVDNAAKAVGGALDLVDELPSP, encoded by the coding sequence ATGACCACGCTCGGTCTGGTGATCGCGCAGTTCAATCGGCCGATTACCAAACGGATGGAAGACGCTGCCCTCGAGGCAGCCACGTCGGCCGGAGCCGAGGTCGCCGAGGTCGTCTCGGTGCCCGGCGTCTACGATGCACCGCTGGCTGCCGACCGACTCGCCCGACTCGAGGCCATCGACGCCGTCGTCGTAATCGGGACCGTGATAACCGGCGATACCGACCATGATCAGGTCATCACCGATGCCGCTGCCGGCCGACTCGCAGATGTGAGCCTCGAGCGTGACACCCCGGTTACACTCGGCGTCACTGGCCCGGGAATGTCGGCCGCGGAAGCCCGCGAACGCGTCGATAACGCAGCCAAAGCCGTCGGCGGTGCGCTCGACCTCGTCGACGAACTGCCGTCCCCGTAA
- a CDS encoding pyridoxal phosphate-dependent aminotransferase, with product MTMEFTDRVSRVEPSATLTISALATELEADGVDVVDLSVGEPDFPTPQNIIDAGQQAMDDGYTGYTTPAGHLELREAISEKLAADGLEHGPDEIIVTPGAKQSLYEIIQALIQDGDEVVLLDPAWVSYEAMVKMAGGDLTRVDLSATDFQLEPALEDLAGAVSDDTELLIVNSPSNPTGAVYSDAALEGVRDLAVEHDITVISDEIYKEITYGVEPTSLGTLEGMADRTVTVNGFSKAYSMTGWRLGYFAGPKDLIDQAGKLHSHSVSSATNFVQMAGIEALENTDEAVAEMVDAFEARRDSIVDLLAEHDVDVAVPEGAFYMMLPVDADDQAWCEGAIEDAHVATVPGSAFGTPGYARISYAASEERLREGINRLVAEGYL from the coding sequence ATGACCATGGAATTCACCGATCGCGTTTCCCGCGTTGAACCGTCCGCAACCCTGACCATCTCGGCGCTCGCCACCGAACTCGAGGCCGACGGCGTCGACGTCGTCGACCTCAGCGTCGGCGAACCGGATTTCCCAACCCCACAGAACATCATCGATGCCGGCCAGCAGGCCATGGACGATGGCTACACCGGCTACACGACCCCCGCGGGTCACCTCGAGCTTCGAGAGGCGATCAGCGAGAAACTCGCCGCTGACGGCCTCGAGCACGGCCCCGACGAAATTATCGTCACGCCAGGGGCGAAACAGTCCCTCTACGAAATCATTCAGGCGCTCATTCAGGATGGCGACGAAGTCGTCCTCCTCGACCCCGCCTGGGTCTCCTACGAAGCGATGGTCAAGATGGCTGGCGGTGACCTCACACGAGTCGACCTCTCCGCCACCGACTTCCAGCTCGAACCCGCGCTCGAGGACCTCGCTGGAGCCGTCTCCGACGACACCGAACTCCTGATCGTCAACTCGCCGTCGAACCCCACCGGCGCGGTGTACTCGGATGCCGCACTCGAGGGCGTTCGCGACCTGGCCGTCGAACACGACATCACCGTCATCTCTGATGAGATTTACAAGGAGATTACCTACGGCGTCGAACCGACCAGTCTGGGCACTCTCGAGGGGATGGCCGACCGGACGGTGACGGTCAACGGCTTCTCGAAAGCCTACTCGATGACGGGCTGGCGCTTGGGCTACTTCGCCGGGCCGAAAGATCTGATCGATCAGGCGGGCAAACTCCACAGCCACTCGGTGTCCTCGGCGACGAACTTCGTCCAGATGGCCGGTATCGAAGCCCTCGAAAACACCGACGAGGCCGTCGCGGAGATGGTCGACGCGTTCGAAGCACGTCGCGATAGCATCGTCGACCTGTTGGCGGAACACGACGTCGACGTCGCCGTCCCCGAAGGGGCGTTCTACATGATGCTCCCAGTCGATGCCGACGACCAGGCCTGGTGTGAGGGAGCCATCGAGGACGCCCACGTCGCGACGGTACCGGGAAGCGCGTTCGGCACGCCCGGCTACGCTCGTATTTCGTATGCAGCTAGCGAAGAGCGGCTCCGAGAAGGCATCAACCGGCTCGTTGCCGAAGGCTACCTCTAG